The Scylla paramamosain isolate STU-SP2022 chromosome 32, ASM3559412v1, whole genome shotgun sequence sequence aaaaaaaaaaaaacagaccttGAGCGTTACGACTGCTAGCATTTAAAACCCCTACCCTTGCACATTGTGACCGACCGTTAAATGCCTCACGTCTCAGGAATCCTAGAGGTGCCACTGCACCTTTTACACAAACCCTCAATATGAATCTTGCAGAATCCCAcaccatataaaaaaataaactctagctagaacaaataaacacaaaaataattaaatagtaTATATGTCTCAGGATGAAGTAGTAAGGCTATAATATTACATGAGGTTAGTGCAGCAAAAGGCATCCACTCAGCCTTCTCTCCCAAGCCGAGCCCCGCGGTCACTTTAAATCCACTTCCACCTCAGCCATGGCTGCCGCACTCTCCCGAAGCTGGTCCTTCTTCAGCGGCAACCAAAAGATCCCAAGTAAGGACTACCTCAGCCAAGACTACCAGCCGGGCACACCAAGCAGCCGCGTCAACCTGCAGGAGAGGTTCCGAGGAGGGAGCGGTGATGGTAAGGGGTGGCGCACTGGGCCCCTCCCGCCCATCCCAGCGCCCACGCCTACACACACCCAGGGGTACGTCATGTTGCCTTTATCACAAACTTGTTACTGGTATCTGACGTCACTTAACGCttacggtgatgatgatgagctgTGGTGATGGGCGCGGCGAGGCTGGCCCTGGCtgggttgtagtagtggtagtggtggtggtccgcGAGGTGGTGGTGTCACGACGCTTGTCTCGCCTCACCCTTGTAATGAAAGTGAGAGTATTCAGGTTAAGAATAAGTACTAAGTGCATACCAGGTATGTTTTACGTTATCAGTGAAGACAGTGTGAGTGGTACTGATTGCAGGGGTGTGGTTACTGTGGTAGCGGTGGGAAGGCTCGCCACGAGGACATAGGTGCCATAGTTCAAATCTCGCCTCGTCGCAAGAATGTAAAAGGTAGTATTCTGGATAGAAATGACCACTTAGTGGTTATCTAATTCTGTAGCCTTACCATACTTGCATTGACAAGACTCAGTTGATAAAGTTGTGCCTTCATTTAAGTGGAGGCTGTCGCGGTTTATCTATCCCCAAGGGGGTTGGGGCATCTTAAGAACagtaataaacaaatagatgcaCTTCACTTCTTTAGAGTTATAAACACGGTACTAGATTTGTAAAAGATGACAGTTTGAGATTGACTGCTCACTCGGCCGTGGCACCGTGGGAAGGTGTAGCTTACACAAAACTATTTGCTGGGAAATTGTTGATCTAGGATtcagtaaaataaatgaaaaatattttcttataaaCATGTTGAGTTAATAATGACGTTCCTTTTCAAGACGGCTGTTTTGCAAAACATCATGGAAATGTCTTATTTGAACACTGATATAAAGAACCTGTAGTATCTGAGATGCTCAAGCTGTGCCATACTGTGGCTGATGCCTAAAAAGGATTCAGCTTTGAATGTTACCTCTTGCAAGTGTTACAACACATTTTCTGTATAATTTTTTgctttaatatctctctctctctctctctctctctctctctctctctctctctctctctctctctctctctctctctctctctctctctctctctctctctctctctctctctctctctctctttctctcttatagaTTTAGGGGTACAATAATTGGTGCCTAAGATGTATAAACAGAATATCTAATAATGATctcatttatttgcttatttcttttaattattatatttCAACTCAAAGaccagttatttttttctacatttttatatttatttatttattattattttttttttcaaatatagagCAATTCTGATTTGaatctccctttttttactGTTTCAGTGAAATGTGATAATTGTACTAAAGTAGAATATtaaatttaatttgatttatttttatcatagtttTTATAGCCCTTGGTCAGTCTACCTGACCCACAATAAGATCTGATAAAAACCTGTGTTCCTTACAGGAGTGAATCAGTGCAGCATACTGAACCAACACATCCCACTGAGAACCAACAACCACCACTGGCTCCTCATGACCAACACAGCTGTCCTGACCAGAAGGAGAACCAGGAGAATGCAGAACCTTCACACCCTCAATTCCAGTGGGATCATGTGGCTTCCTGTGGTGCCAAGCCAGGCCACCAGCCCAACCCTTCAGGTGCCCGCTACCCCACCAGGTCCCTTCGTAAGCTGCCCTCAGGAGTGGCACCTTTGTGGAACAACCTGCAGGGCAATGTAAAGCAACTCAAGCCCCAGACCAGTAAGATTTTACATGAGGGAGGCAAGAAAATGAACAAGGCCCTGCAGGGTGTCAGGACCTCACTCTCCTCATTGTCACAGGTAAAGAACATCAAGACACTGATCTGTCTCATGTTTTAGAGAAAAGTTTATGTGCATCATGATTTACAGATAAGCtacattttgaaaaaaaaaaaaaaaaaaaaattcttaaccTAAAATTTGTAAATTGGAATGTACTTtagatttatatatttttttatttatttattttattctatttcatatttcaaaaaaatttttttgagaTATTTATTTTGTAAATGCAAATTCTAAACTTGTAATTcaggacaaaagaaaaattgatTTCTCTCATAACATTgttaaacaaacattcataaaTTGTAGTAAGTCTGCACATGAAAAGAAAGTCTTTAGAGCAAGAGCTccataatgaaaggaaaacaagtgcaCCTCTGATCAAACATTATCACCAGTATGGACTTGACTAATTTGGCAGTGCTCTGCACCAAGCAACAGCGACAAAATTATGACTATGGCTACTTTGTGTTGCAGATGTTCCGAAGTTCCACCCGCCGTAGATACAAGCTGGACGGAGGCACCCCAACACGCACCCCCCGCAGGACTCCACGACGTACTCCCGGCAAGCTGTACTCTCCCTTCAATATGAGCACCCCGCCAACCCCCTTCAGCCACAAGATAGCCAAGAGACTCCAGAATGGACAAAATGGAGTCCCAAAAAGGTCTGATCTTCACCAGCACTGCTAATCACTTGTACAGTGTAGGTTTTAAGGAATTTTTGTTATGAAAACacacccatttatttatttactcttttggCATATAGTCTAATAAAAACTGTTAGTTGCTCTGACAAAATCATCAAATTGCTGCCATTTCTATCCAACCATCTATGTCACCATTGTCTTGCACTCCACATGGGAAAGGCCATGGGCAAAAAGTCTCCCACAGCAAAAGCATCTTGTGACATTGTTATGACACATAAATATTAAACaatcattcattttttctcccacaGTAAAATGTCTCCATCTCTTTGTTCTGCCACCCCTCATTGTATGGTCAAAGTCATGCCtgtcatttcattttattaaatttgtttttcttccagaAACTTACATGGGAATGAGAACCCTGGGCTACTGCGCACACCCCAGCACCACATCCAGTGGGCCCAATATAGCTCCCCCTCCAAGTCCCTGCAGCGAGACACAGTGGCTATGAGCCACGGCCTGAGGGAGTTGGAGCAAATCACCAGTGGCATTCTTCAaagtgggaggggaaggtggacACAGTTCCGCTGAGTGTGTCTGCTCATGGTAGCTTGAGGCATCTTGCTTTTCTGTCATTGagatatcttcctttttctgtcatctttattatatttttttagtatttaggTTTGATGTTATTTTGATATTATGTTGCAGTATACATTCTAAAATAACAACCCAGAAGCACATTAGATTGAGGGGTGAATCTGAATGCCTTCCTGTTTGTTGCTGTAAGCAAGCATGAAGAGAAAATCTCAAACTTAGGATCTGTGTaatgaatttattatttatctaagCATACATATTTTATTACCAATGATACAGTTAGATCTCAAACATAGAAATCTCCACCCAACCAAACATTAAACAGCAATTGTTGTTACATAACTACAACGTAGATCTGTTGTATTGATTTGTTGCCATCACATTTGTCATAGTAGGTacttttccattcatcttttgATGTGGTCTGCCACTATCCTCTATTGATTAAATGACAATACTACTGATATATTGATGCTTTAGGTAAATTTATTATATGGAGTTTTGCACTTGTGTGCATGCCAAGACTCCTTTGTTTTAGTATTATTTAGTTGTGCTCGTTGAGACTGTCTTCCTTGATCAGATCACATGCATTTTTAGATCATGTGAGGAACAGTATGTGAAGTTTGCTCAAGCTCACTAACTGACCCAGCACCACTCAACCCTGTTGTTGTGGTGCTTTAAAAAATAATTCATTTGTCCACTACCTgatttcaatattttcatctcatttcctcATACAAATCTTAATCTAAAGTCATTCATTGTCTAGTCCTTATGTCTTACTTTTGTAGAGATGACCATGACAAAATTGTatccttttttatgtaagatttTTAAAAATCCTccactttgttttctctttgttaccATTTGCGAGTTCCTTTATATtacctttatttactttattgtaccttttacttttacttttgttACCATTTGCTTGTACCTTTACCTGACATTTATGTACCTGTTCAGTCCAAAACAAGAGTCCCTCAGTAACTTAAAAATTTCCAAGCACCTACTTAATTTGGTTAGAAATATGATAACCTATTACTGCCACTGCCAAAGGTAAACTTATAATGAAGATTATAAATTAAGTACTGCAGACCCTTGCCTTATACATGGGTTCTCAATTCTGTCATGCATGTTGAGCTCTCATGGCTGGTGAAGTTCCTCTGATGCTAAATAATGTTCTGATAAACCTGTCATCTGTCAACACTATTGCAAGTTGAACCATTACAATCAGGTAAAGATGACTCATGCAATTCCAAATCATTGTCACGTCAGACTCATTTTTGTATATCTTGCCTATTTGTGTAGTTGCAGATTTCCTGTTATGATTTTTGTGTTTGGCAAGGGTTGACTGTACAAGCTGCATTCCATTACAAAAAGTATATTCCTTAAAACTGGATTACTGTTGATAATTTGATGGTATTTCACTTTCAGCATTCAAAAATTATTCTTCAGTTTTATCTTTTGTCATGTATAAATATTTGTCTTGTATTGAGAGGttgaaaatatgtgaaaaaagtgactgatactttttttcatatattttccagTGATTTTAAAAGAGGGATCCTGTGATAGCAACATCTTGACACACCTATGGAGTGTATCATTCCTTATTCTTCCCTTATGATGGAGGCTTAGTTAGTGTAATGGATTCCTGGGCAGCTTTAATATAATGTTCCTAGAATCAAATTATATAATGTGCCAAGTCCCTGACAGTAATGGAGTATGACTAGAACGCACAAAACTTAACTATAAACTGTAAATCTTATGCTGACTTTTTATATCCAAAAGATGCTATTTTGAGTGAACTGATGTAGCTTTTCcaacactcataaaaatttGATGTGTTAACTGTGTGAActgaagatgaaagaggaggatgaatgtGAGTTTTGACATTTGGGTGTAGAAGATTGTATTGCTATGGAGGGAAGTTTCACTGAGAATGACATCAATTAAAAGGAAGTTATTGCAAGGATTTCTGGTTATTTGTGGGTGCACATGAGCTTACTATGTTCTTGTGGTGTAATGACTGCTCAGAGGGAAGTAGATAAAGTCACCCTAACTGAACACTTTCATCAGGATCATCAATACAAGGTGACTTGCTAGATTGTTCAGACCATGCTGGAATGGCGTGGAGCATGTGCCTGTATGTACAGTACCTGTGCAATGGCAACAATTAAGCATGTAAAAGCTAAGAATTAATTTTACGTATGACTAGGAGTGTTCCAAATGTACTTTTCAAGATTTTGAAATCCTCATACAGTGttctgaaagaagaagaaaaaaaaaagtgctagtAAAGAATACTGTATTATATTCTTGCTCCTAAGAATTTGATAGGATCGTGTAGCTATGTTGCCACAGCCTGTGGTGTCCTGAAAGAGCTGGTTGCAGAAAGGTCAGCTGAGCAAATTCAGGTGAGTTGTCCTGTCCTGTGGAGGAAGGTCCTGGTGTACTAGAGGATCATGAGTTGAAAAAATTAATTACCAGAAACTGTGACGATATTTTTCTGGCttgataaagtaaaataatttaTAACACGAGTATTACTGTAATCCTTATGTGTCATATTGacataaaaatgtaaataactATTACATGTATATCTGCAAACCAACAACTCCAAACCACTGTGTGTAATATTGCAGCACAGTACTGCACACGAACATTTGTGAAGGTGTCACTGAGCGGTCATACCTAATTCACAATGCCAATTTGAACTTTGAAGTGTAAGCGGCCTCAGACAGCCCACCTCTGTTAGGCGTCCACGAATACTCCCACGTCAGAATGAGCCTCAGCACCTTGTAAGATGCTATATAATCTAGTTCATAAGTTATGGAATTTTCATCAACATATCTGTACATATCATTATAACATTTCCGCACACAACGATCTGTTTTCTCCTTAAATTTCTATTGTCCATACATGAAACAATTGATTGTACTGACTTTTGTTCTGAAGTACTGTATAAAACACTATATTAATCATGTATATTAATTAATCTTGTTAAGGAGCGGGACTCACCTGCCTTAGTCTCGTCTCGCACCGCACTTCGCTGGGGAGTCGCTGGCCACGTCTTTGCGTCACACAACCACCATCCATATGTAAACAAATGGCAATAGGCAGGCTAAACAGAGTATAAGACATGCTGTTTACTGTATCTACTTTTCCCGGAGTGCCATGTAACGCCGTCGATCTTAGGATGCTGCCTCCCTCcgtcatgtctgtctgtccacaaTCCTCCATCCGTCTCCATTGTACTTCAAGTATACATTCATGAACGTCAATCTTCGTCTCCCTCTTGTTCTTGGCCTGTCTACTTTTCCCAGCAAGTAGTCTTTCCTCTAACAGTGTGATTCAaggcagcattttttttttttcgtatactcatgaactgcctttcctctcccgcTTTTTTCAGCACATTAGTGACTATATGGGATAGACCAAAGCTAGACTCGTAAATAAGATAAGTCCTGCCAGCGATTCTGAGCAATGCCAGAGAACCACTTTAGGTATCTTTCTGCAACGGATGGTGGTGAACAACTGTCAGCAAGGTGGCTTCCAACAAGTGGCTTGCTTTCTTGACTGACAGTGACAGGCTATCGCTCGTAATTTCGAACGCCAGCTGTAACCACGCACTCGAGACAACCAGCAACAATTAATAATGACTTttatactgttactactactgctactactacttctactactactactactactactgctactactactactactactactactactactactactactactactactactactatttctgtttttcccttACTTAAATTGTTTCAGAAGAGTGCCGGGACATTTTCGGAACTCAATTGTCCTTCATTCTTGGATGTCTtctgttttaactttttgtgaATGTGGCAATTTCTGAgaacttttttgtttatttgattttactTATGTTTTCTTGGCTGACCTCCTTTGTTAaaactactgttactgctgctgctagtactactactattactactactactactactagtactttaGTCTACTGGGTAAGCCAAGGGAACACTAGGAATTTTTATCTAGTGATGATAACATTAATCCCTTCGAACtaccgataaataataatgtttagTGTTAAAACCTAAATTACAAATAATTAtacctatcacacacacacacccataaaaaaaaaaaaaactataatgtTATGACCAGTTTTCAATATGACTGGGTCTCTTCTTTCAGTAAACAAAGGATTTAGAAGTCAGACACTCATTCTCAAAAGTATCATTCTCTTTTATtggttcttcctttgttttttttttttttatcgtctgtcATTTATCATTTACAGAGATTTACAGTGTGGGTTGCGAGAGctgggagggagatggaggtagAGGAACAGGACTGACTAGAAAGTAAATAATCACATCACTAGAAAGTAAATAATCATAAATCTTCGAAAAAGTAACGCTTAGATAAAACCAAACACTTTGTCAAAAATTCGAAACTGTTTTACAGAAGTTAGAACAAACCTATAAACGCAGGAACGAACGAACTAACCAAGggaatgtttttattattcctaACCAACTTGATCGTGAAGAAttggcgaggaaggaaggagggagggaggaaggcgaggCAAGGATATCGCTGAATttggagaaagtgaaggaggtagacattaagagaggagagagaggagagagacgggaagacGAGGTAGGATTGCGCTGACATCTTCAAAGACAGAAAATGGGGCGTTAATTATTcgttacgagaaaaaaaaaagatcacaaaaacactgaaacgcttAAAATTACTTCCGTAAACAAACGGAGCATAACAAGAATTAGGTAAGTCAAGTCAAACGAACGTAATCTCGTCAAATGCTTCCATAGACGAATGGAGCTTAACGTATTTGAACAGTGGTAagaggaagggacgggaggagggCTGCGTCAGGCGGGTGTCGGGAAGGGCCACACACTGCACCGCTGCTGGGGTCACCAACTTATCCGAGGCGGCGAGTGCACAACAAAGGCGTCAACAAGGACTTCATGAATGtcttatatataaaagaaatcaacaaaAGAGTACAGTAGAGTTATCTGCTTGAGCTTCAACCAACAAAGTACctatttttatccattttttttctgttttttgatgttgatgttgttgttgttgtgatacaCATTATGCACAACTGCGGGTGAGAGCTTGATGCGTCCGACAGCACCTCCTTGTGGCATATAGACTGTCAGCTGCCGGGGTGAGTACGTTAAGGCGCCGCGGGAGATGCTGGCGAGCGACGGAGAGGCGAAGAGTGTGTATGGAGACCGAGGgggagctcacacacacacacacacacacacacacacacacacacacacacacgggcattCTAACCCCATACAGCCATAAAATTCCGTCCTATGTTTGTCCCAGActtcacaaaaataaacatttccgCTTGCCGTGAAATACGAGGCCATAATATAATTCTCGCTCCTTGATTCCTGGGTCTTAATTGTGCGTTATTCAAGCCTTCAGGTAAATATACAACTTCAGTTCCTCCATGTGCCCACTAACTTCCTTAAGACACACACTGGAGTCATTCATTAAACTT is a genomic window containing:
- the LOC135089241 gene encoding uncharacterized protein LOC135089241 isoform X2 — protein: MAAALSRSWSFFSGNQKIPSKDYLSQDYQPGTPSSRVNLQERFRGGSGDGKGWRTGPLPPIPAPTPTHTQGSESVQHTEPTHPTENQQPPLAPHDQHSCPDQKENQENAEPSHPQFQWDHVASCGAKPGHQPNPSGARYPTRSLRKLPSGVAPLWNNLQGNVKQLKPQTSKILHEGGKKMNKALQGVRTSLSSLSQMFRSSTRRRYKLDGGTPTRTPRRTPRRTPGKLYSPFNMSTPPTPFSHKIAKRLQNGQNGVPKRSDLHQHC
- the LOC135089241 gene encoding uncharacterized protein LOC135089241 isoform X1, with the translated sequence MAAALSRSWSFFSGNQKIPSKDYLSQDYQPGTPSSRVNLQERFRGGSGDGKGWRTGPLPPIPAPTPTHTQGSESVQHTEPTHPTENQQPPLAPHDQHSCPDQKENQENAEPSHPQFQWDHVASCGAKPGHQPNPSGARYPTRSLRKLPSGVAPLWNNLQGNVKQLKPQTSKILHEGGKKMNKALQGVRTSLSSLSQMFRSSTRRRYKLDGGTPTRTPRRTPRRTPGKLYSPFNMSTPPTPFSHKIAKRLQNGQNGVPKRNLHGNENPGLLRTPQHHIQWAQYSSPSKSLQRDTVAMSHGLRELEQITSGILQSGRGRWTQFR